From a region of the Heptranchias perlo isolate sHepPer1 unplaced genomic scaffold, sHepPer1.hap1 HAP1_SCAFFOLD_59, whole genome shotgun sequence genome:
- the LOC137316354 gene encoding uncharacterized protein: MWRWRLRKRKKKKKDERQAAAVEGGEDQDQERRLKGPGVMVEGEEEEERDGRPESPPSALAADPAEDPTKEHTHQLNKLIKTFDPDLQSILRTLIPRNPRVGDFYCLPKIHKANTPGRPIVSGNGTLCENLSGYIEGILKPIVQGPPSFCRDTTDFLQKLSTHGPVEPGTLLTTIDVSALYISIPHDDGIAATASILNTNNSQSPDAILQLILFILDHNVFTFDNQFFTQTCGTAMGTKFAPQYANIFMHKFEQDFFTAQDLQPTLYTRYIDDIFFLWTHGEESLKRPDDNINKFHSTIKLTMDYSSESVSFLDTRISNKDGHHSTSLYRKPTDNLTKLHFSSFHPNHVKEAIPYGQALRIHRVCSDEEERDGHLQTLKDALVRTGYDARLIDRQFRRATAKNRVDLLSRLTWDTTNRVPFVVQYFPGAEKLRHVLRSLQHVINDDEHLAMAIPTPPLLAFKQPPNLKQTIVRSKLPSFQENSVHDTTQPCHGNLCKTCQIIDTDTTITREDTTHQVHGSYSCDSANVVYLIRCRKGCPRAWYIGETMQTLRQRMNGHRATIAKQEGSLPVGEHFSSHGHSSTDLRVSVLQGGLRDTRQRKIVEQKLIAKFRTHEDGLNRDLGFMSRYTLPHQRTNVICF, encoded by the exons ATGTGGCGGTGGAggttgaggaagaggaagaagaagaagaaggatgaGCGGCAGGCGGCGGCCGTGGAGGGCGgcgaggatcaggatcaggagcgGCGGTTGAAGGGCCCGGGGGTGATggtggaaggagaggaggaggaggagcgggacggGCGGCCTGAGAGTCCGCCTTCGGCGCTGGCCGCGGACCCAGCAGAAG atccaaccaaagaacacacccaccagctcaacaaactgatcaagaccttcgatccagaccttcaaagcatcctacgcactctcatcccacgtaatccccgcgtgggagacttctactgcctcccaaagatacacaaagccaacacacccggacgtcctatcgtatcaggcaacggaaccctatgtgagaacctctctggatacatcgagggcatcctgaaacccatcgtacagggacctcccagcttctgtcgcgacactacagacttcctacaaaaactcagtacccacggaccagttgaaccaggaacacttctcaccacgatagacgtctcggcactctacatcagtatcccccacgatgacggcatcgctgcgacagcatcaatactcaacaccaacaacagccaatctccagacgccatcctacaactcatcctcttcatcctggatcacaatgtcttcaccttcgataaccagttctttacccaaacatgcggaacagccatggggaccaaattcgcaccccaatatgccaacattttcatgcacaagttcgagcaggacttcttcactgcacaggacctccaaccaacactatacaccagatacatcgacgacattttctttctatggacccacggcgaggaatcactaaagagaccagatgataacatcaacaagttccattccaccatcaagctcaccatggactactcctcagaatcagtttctttcttggacacacgaatctccaacaAAGACGGGCAccacagcacctcactctaccgcaagcccacagacaacctcacgaagctccacttttccagcttccaccctaaccacgtcaaagaggccatcccctatggacaggccctgcgaatacacagggtctgctcagacgaggaggaacgcgatggacacctacagacgctgaaagacgccctagtaagaacgggatatgacgctcgactcatcgatcgacagttccgacgggccacagcaaaaaatcgcgtagacctcctcagcagactaacatgggacacaaccaacagagtacccttcgtcgtccagtacttccccggagcggagaaactacgccatgttctccgcagccttcaacatgtcatcaatgacgacgaacacctcgctatggccatccccacacctccactactcgcctttaaacagccacccaacctcaaacagaccatcgttcgcagcaaattacctagttttcaagagaacagcgtccacgacaccacacaaccctgccacggtaacctctgcaagacatgccagatcatcgacacagataccaccatcacacgagaggacaccacccaccaggtgcacggttcatactcctgtgactcggccaacgttgtctacctcatacgttgcaggaaaggatgccccagagcatggtacattggcgagaccatgcagacgctgcgacaacggatgaacggacaccgcgcaacaatcgccaaacaggagggttccctcccagtcggggaacacttcagcagtcatggacattcatccaccgaccttcgggtaagcgtactccaaggcggccttcgagacacacgacaacgcaaaatcgtcgagcagaaattgatagccaagttccgcacccatgaggacggcctcaaccgggatcttgggttcatgtcacgctacacgttaccccaccagcgaacaaatgttatctgtttttaa